One window of Deltaproteobacteria bacterium genomic DNA carries:
- a CDS encoding conjugal transfer protein TraH, translating into ELALETISPVIAETMSKLRALAQWVNNQNLDSCETAQALVGAVWSRNDRASAAVCAAVGTRQGIFSDYAAARHGCGSDGRRNSTLAAASGPLREQVPVNVNYAWRAVRASSFLGSDRDLGEFAMSISGTVIVTAPVSDSDPSGPRVRVLEPLALDRRVTEVLMEGGGDLPVYRCDTAADCLNPTLGRLTVPAARGFRNRVADLLRRLVDAVRADTAPPADALGLVNLTTLPVYRVVNTAAAYRGAVVEQEVDSLAEAVALDVLQVWISDLHRTVKERAGTLDIADGDQLERWREGLRRNRAALARHRHEGLQRFNTALAVVEKLRLIETELAGALSADLRAALAFSRGATGSR; encoded by the coding sequence TCGAGCTGGCCCTGGAGACCATCTCGCCGGTGATCGCCGAGACCATGTCGAAGCTCAGGGCCCTGGCCCAGTGGGTGAACAACCAGAACCTGGACTCCTGCGAGACCGCGCAGGCCCTGGTGGGAGCGGTCTGGTCGAGGAACGACCGGGCCAGCGCCGCGGTCTGCGCGGCGGTGGGGACGCGGCAGGGCATCTTCTCGGACTATGCCGCCGCGCGCCACGGCTGCGGCTCGGACGGCAGGCGGAACTCGACCCTGGCCGCGGCCTCGGGACCCCTCAGGGAACAGGTCCCCGTGAACGTCAACTACGCCTGGCGCGCCGTGCGGGCGTCGAGCTTCCTCGGCTCGGACCGGGACCTGGGCGAGTTCGCCATGTCCATCTCCGGGACCGTGATCGTCACGGCGCCGGTCTCGGACTCGGACCCTTCCGGCCCCCGGGTGCGCGTCCTGGAGCCGCTGGCGCTCGACCGCCGGGTGACCGAGGTCCTGATGGAGGGCGGCGGCGACCTCCCCGTCTACCGTTGCGACACCGCCGCCGACTGCCTCAATCCCACCCTGGGGCGGCTCACCGTGCCCGCGGCGCGCGGCTTCCGGAACCGGGTCGCCGATCTTCTCCGGCGTCTCGTCGATGCCGTTCGCGCGGACACGGCGCCGCCTGCCGACGCCCTGGGGCTGGTGAACCTCACCACCCTCCCGGTCTACCGGGTCGTGAACACCGCGGCCGCCTACCGGGGAGCGGTGGTGGAGCAGGAGGTGGATTCCCTGGCCGAAGCGGTAGCGCTCGACGTGCTGCAGGTCTGGATCTCGGACCTCCACCGGACGGTGAAGGAACGCGCCGGCACCCTGGACATCGCCGACGGCGACCAGTTGGAGCGCTGGCGCGAAGGGCTCAGGCGGAACCGGGCGGCCCTGGCCCGTCACCGCCACGAGGGGCTTCAGCGGTTCAACACCGCTCTGGCCGTGGTCGAGAAGCTGAGGCTCATCGAGACCGAGCTTGCCGGAGCGCTCTCCGCGGACCTCCGCGCCGCCCTCGCCTTCTCCCGCGGCGCCACGGGGTCGCGTTAG